A region from the Pseudomonas cucumis genome encodes:
- the quiC gene encoding 3-dehydroshikimate dehydratase QuiC, protein MQRSIATVSLSGTLPEKLEAIAAAGFDGVEIFENDLLYYDGSPREIKQMCADLGIAITLFQPFRDFEGCRRDRLPRNLERAERKFDLMQELGTDLVLVCSNASADSIGDEQILVDDLHQLAERASLRGLRIGYEALAWGRHVNTWQQVWNIVRQADHPSLGVLLDSFHTLSLKGDPSAIAEIPGDKIFFVQMADAPILAMDVLEWSRHFRCFPGQGEFDLPGFLAPIIKSGYTGPLSLEIFNDGFRAAPPRANAADGLRSLLYLEEKTRQRLEQEATPPTNRDILFDTPNASEYNGIEFLEFAVDESLGAKLSHWLERLGFVKAGQHRSKSVSLLRQGDINLILNTEPYSFAHSFFEAHGPSLCATAVRVKDSASALARAIAYKGQPYRGLVGPNELELAAVRAPDGSLIYLVDKDADVYGTDFNLQPTAVASGGLKRIDHMAMALPADSLDSWVLFYKSLLDFEADDEVVLPDPYGLVKSRALRSRCSSIRLPLNISENRNTAISHALSSYRGSGVHHIAFDCDDIFAEVSRAKEAGVPLLDIPLNYYDDLAARFDFDDEFLSELAYFNVLYDRDAQGGELFHVYTEPFEGRFFFEIIQRKNGYAGYGAANVAVRLAAMAKSRSGGVRQAKL, encoded by the coding sequence AAAACGACCTGCTTTACTACGACGGCAGCCCGCGCGAAATCAAACAGATGTGCGCCGATCTGGGGATCGCCATCACGCTGTTTCAACCCTTTCGGGATTTCGAAGGTTGCCGCCGCGATCGCCTGCCACGTAATCTGGAGCGGGCCGAGCGCAAGTTCGATTTGATGCAGGAACTGGGCACTGATCTGGTGTTGGTCTGCAGCAACGCCTCGGCCGATTCCATCGGTGATGAGCAGATTCTGGTTGATGATTTGCACCAGCTCGCAGAGCGGGCCAGCCTTCGTGGCCTGCGGATCGGCTATGAAGCGCTGGCCTGGGGCCGGCATGTGAACACTTGGCAACAGGTGTGGAACATCGTTCGCCAAGCCGATCATCCGAGCCTCGGCGTGTTGCTGGACAGTTTTCATACGCTGTCGCTCAAGGGCGACCCGAGTGCCATCGCCGAGATTCCCGGCGACAAAATCTTCTTCGTGCAAATGGCCGACGCGCCTATCCTGGCCATGGATGTGCTGGAGTGGAGCCGACACTTCCGCTGCTTCCCGGGCCAGGGCGAATTTGATCTGCCGGGGTTTCTCGCGCCGATCATCAAGAGTGGCTACACCGGGCCGCTGTCGCTGGAGATCTTCAACGATGGCTTCCGCGCCGCACCGCCACGGGCCAACGCTGCCGACGGTTTGCGTTCGTTGCTGTATCTGGAAGAGAAAACCCGCCAACGTCTGGAACAGGAAGCCACGCCCCCGACCAATCGCGACATTTTGTTCGACACCCCAAATGCGAGCGAATACAACGGCATCGAGTTCCTTGAATTCGCAGTGGACGAAAGCCTCGGTGCCAAGCTGTCCCATTGGCTGGAGCGGCTGGGTTTCGTCAAGGCCGGGCAACACCGTTCCAAGAGTGTCAGCCTGTTGCGTCAGGGCGATATCAATCTGATCCTCAACACCGAGCCTTACTCTTTCGCCCACAGTTTTTTCGAGGCGCACGGCCCGTCGCTGTGCGCCACCGCCGTGCGGGTGAAGGACAGCGCCAGTGCGCTGGCCCGTGCCATTGCGTACAAAGGCCAGCCCTATCGCGGACTGGTAGGCCCCAATGAGCTTGAGCTGGCAGCGGTGCGTGCGCCGGATGGCAGTCTGATTTACCTGGTGGACAAGGACGCCGACGTCTACGGCACCGATTTCAACCTGCAACCGACGGCCGTGGCCAGCGGTGGCCTCAAACGCATCGACCATATGGCGATGGCGCTGCCGGCCGACAGCCTTGATAGCTGGGTGCTGTTCTATAAAAGCCTGCTGGATTTCGAAGCCGACGATGAAGTGGTGTTGCCCGACCCGTATGGTTTGGTGAAGAGCCGTGCATTGCGCAGCCGTTGCAGTTCGATCCGCCTGCCGCTGAACATTTCCGAAAACCGCAACACCGCCATCTCACACGCACTGTCGAGTTATCGCGGTTCCGGCGTGCATCACATCGCTTTCGATTGCGACGACATCTTTGCCGAAGTCAGCCGCGCCAAGGAGGCAGGCGTGCCGCTGCTGGATATCCCACTCAACTACTATGATGACCTCGCCGCGCGGTTCGATTTCGACGATGAGTTCCTCAGCGAGCTGGCCTATTTCAACGTGCTCTACGACCGCGATGCTCAGGGCGGTGAGCTGTTTCATGTGTACACCGAACCGTTCGAAGGGCGGTTCTTCTTTGAAATAATCCAGCGCAAAAACGGCTACGCGGGTTACGGCGCGGCCAACGTGGCAGTGCGACTGGCGGCCATGGCCAAATCGCGAAGTGGTGGCGTACGTCAGGCAAAGTTGTAG